From a region of the Mytilus galloprovincialis chromosome 3, xbMytGall1.hap1.1, whole genome shotgun sequence genome:
- the LOC143068249 gene encoding ankyrin repeat and EF-hand domain-containing protein 1-like isoform X1, whose amino-acid sequence MPIAQTRLETLQVCKLLQCVREKDKESIEKMTLHGVPHLVNYNDPNDGLTALGVAATSNDDDMIRFLLLLGAHPDVMDFKGRSAAMRAAEYGHVECLVELCKNGANMKLTDLEGKGILFYCITPTERHSKCLEIAVENGADINNISKEGIPVLMFACETASENEDTCILMMEKGAEPNAKQEKTGKNALMAAAASGSVKVVRAILEAGGDVNAIDIKHGHAAHYACQSGNLLVLACMAGYGAQFDQYNSDNNNPIHLSALHGHGMFCKFLAQRGCNPKPKNNDGDVPKNIAKDKDNKEAMKECRKAEKSFGKVGKNNELWAIQLYDWVYEKQKKLLDRFQAFDTEDSGKIMKESFSDVLQGMSAPVEEEDMKKLILAHDKAHDGNVDYNDFIGAKKWVNKNYLMSAFEGKKKKKKGGKKGGKKKGKFKLVMPVCVKDDGPRTYGGGPPEMFIERHINFTDTGRFDRDKPPHHPLQDDSSWYLQHPERMYINVTDATKNGDFDSLRTAFQKGSHVDTRDKYYKTPLMCACSAGNLEMVKFLLENGANINARDNFKWTPLHHACHSGQLNVVEFLIEHGAEIDATTMNGGTPLTRAIESSKENVVAYLISRGVRVQTENKKGHNPMDLALAWADPRVIDVVQTKWESMPTPSDKKGGKGKGGKGKGGAKTARPASGPGGDQKENQAPASQQTGERLTTTGTNTGTDRQSSSNPYGTRDFEDGPPRQRKGSILRAASALAQGLDEQEDITYIPLRAWVPQPTTEDLLGEKQKKRDQFTWEVDFDDFQMPFNKNISNRCKAMENEDD is encoded by the exons ATGCCTATTGCTCAAACAAGACTTGAAACACTGCAAGTATGCAAACTTTTGCAATGTGTGAGGGAAAAAGACAAGGAATCCATAGAGAAAATGACACTACATGGAGTACCTCATTTAGTCAATTATAATGATCCTAATGATGGTTTGACAGCTCTTGGGGTTGCAGCAACTTCCAATGATGATGATATGATAAGATTTTTATTGCTGCTTGGTGCACATCCAGATGTAATGGACTTCAAGGGGCGTTCAGCTGCAATGCGAGCAGCTGAGTATGGTCATGTGGAATGTCTGGTAGAGCTTTGTAAAAATGGTGCAAACATGAAATTAACAGATTTGGAAGGAAAAG GTATATTGTTTTACTGTATAACACCGACAGAAAGACATTCTAAATGTTTAGAAATTGCAGTAGAAAATGGTGCTGATATCAACAATATCTCAAAAGAAGGTATACCTGTACTTATGTTTGCCTGTGAAACTGCTTCAGAAAATGAGGATACTTGTATATTGATGATGGAAAAAGGAGCTGAACCTAATGCCAAACAAGAA AAAACTGGAAAAAATGCACTGATGGCAGCAGCAGCTAGTGGTAGTGTAAAGGTTGTTCGTGCTATCCTAGAGGCTGGTGGTGATGTGAATGCTATTGACATTAAACATGGCCATGCTGCACATTATGCCTGTCAGAGTGGTAATCTACTAGTCTTGGCTTGTATGGCTGGGTATGGTGCACAGTTTGACCAGTACAACTCTGACAATAACAACCCAATACACTTATCTGCCCTACATGGACATGGAATGTTTTGTAAATTCCTAGCACAAAGAG GCTGTAATCCCAAACCAAAGAATAATGATGGTGATGTTCCAAAAAATATTGCCAAAGACAAAGACAATAAAGAAGCAATGAAAGAATGTAGAAAGGCCGAAAAGTCATTCGGTAAAGTTGGAAAGAACAATGAACTATGGGCAATCCAATTGTACGACTGGGTTTATGAAAAGCAGAAGAAACTTTTGGACAGATTTCAAGCTTTTGATACCGAAGACAGTGGTAAAATCATGAAAGAATCATTTAGTGATGTGCTTCAAGGTATGAGTGCCCCAGTTGAAGAGGAGGATATGAAGAAATTAATTTTAGCTCATGATAAAGCTCATGATGGAAATGTTGATTACAATGATTTCATTGGGGCTAAAAAGTGGGTAAATAAAAACTATCTTATGAGTGCATTTGAAggcaagaaaaagaaaaagaaaggtgGTAAGAAAGGAGGAAAGAAGAAGGGAAAATTCAAATTGGTGATGCCAGTTTGTGTTAAAGATGATGGACCTAGAACATATGGTGGAGGACCTCCTGAAATGTTTATTGAAAGACACATTAATTTCACTGATACTGGAAGATTTGACAGAGACAAACCACCTCATCATCCTCTACAGGATGATTCATCTTGGTACCTACAACATCCAGAGAGGATGTACATTAATGTTACTGATGCTACTAAAAATGGGGACTTTGATTCTCTAAGGACTGCATTCCAGAAAGGATCACATGTTGACACCAGAGacaagtattataaaactcctctCATGTGTGCATGTTCTGCTGGAAATCTGGAAATGGTCAAATTTCTGCTAGAAAATGG tgcCAATATAAATGCTCGAGACAATTTTAAGTGGACACCATTGCACCATGCCTGTCATTCTGGTCAGTTGAATGTAGTAGAATTTCTGATTGAGCATGGTGCAGAAATAGATGCCACAACAATGAATGGTGGCACACCACTAACGAGAGCTATAGAGAGTTCCAAAGAGAATGTGGTGGCTTACCTAATAAGCAGAGGAGTCAGAGTTCAAACTGAAAATAAGAAAG gtcaCAATCCAATGGATTTAGCTTTAGCTTGGGCTGATCCAAGGGTTATAGATGTAGTTCAGACTAAATGGGAGAGTATGCCAACTCCAAGTGACAAGAAAGGGGGAAAGGGAAAAGGAGGAAAAGGCAAAGGAGGGGCTAAAACAGCTAGACCAGCTTCAGGGCCAGGTGGAGATCAAAAAGAAAATCAAGCTCCAGCTTCACAg CAAACAGGAGAACGTTTAACGACCACAGGTACCAATACGGGTACAGATCGACAATCATCAAGT AATCCGTATGGTACCAGAGATTTTGAAGATGGGCCTCCAAGACAAAGAAAAGGATCAATATTACGTGCTGCTTCAGCACTTGCCCAGGGTTTAGATGAACAAGAAGATATTACATATATTCCTTTAAGAGCCTGGGTACCACAACCAACAACTGAAGATTTACTAGGAGAGAAACAGAAAAAAAGGGATCAGTTTACGTGGGAAGTGGACTTTGATGACTTTCAAATGCCcttcaataaaaatatttctaatcgATGTAAAGCTATGGAAAATGAAGATGactga
- the LOC143068249 gene encoding ankyrin repeat and EF-hand domain-containing protein 1-like isoform X7, whose protein sequence is MPIAQTRLETLQVCKLLQCVREKDKESIEKMTLHGVPHLVNYNDPNDGLTALGVAATSNDDDMIRFLLLLGAHPDVMDFKGRSAAMRAAEYGHVECLVELCKNGANMKLTDLEGKGILFYCITPTERHSKCLEIAVENGADINNISKEGIPVLMFACETASENEDTCILMMEKGAEPNAKQEKTGKNALMAAAASGSVKVVRAILEAGGDVNAIDIKHGHAAHYACQSGNLLVLACMAGYGAQFDQYNSDNNNPIHLSALHGHGMFCKFLAQRGCNPKPKNNDGDVPKNIAKDKDNKEAMKECRKAEKSFGKVGKNNELWAIQLYDWVYEKQKKLLDRFQAFDTEDSGKIMKESFSDVLQGMSAPVEEEDMKKLILAHDKAHDGNVDYNDFIGAKKWVNKNYLMSAFEGKKKKKKGGKKGGKKKGKFKLVMPVCVKDDGPRTYGGGPPEMFIERHINFTDTGRFDRDKPPHHPLQDDSSWYLQHPERMYINVTDATKNGDFDSLRTAFQKGSHVDTRDKYYKTPLMCACSAGNLEMVKFLLENGANINARDNFKWTPLHHACHSGQLNVVEFLIEHGAEIDATTMNGGTPLTRAIESSKENVVAYLISRGVRVQTENKKGHNPMDLALAWADPRVIDVVQTKWESMPTPSDKKGGKGKGGKGKGGAKTARPASGPGGDQKENQAPASQ, encoded by the exons ATGCCTATTGCTCAAACAAGACTTGAAACACTGCAAGTATGCAAACTTTTGCAATGTGTGAGGGAAAAAGACAAGGAATCCATAGAGAAAATGACACTACATGGAGTACCTCATTTAGTCAATTATAATGATCCTAATGATGGTTTGACAGCTCTTGGGGTTGCAGCAACTTCCAATGATGATGATATGATAAGATTTTTATTGCTGCTTGGTGCACATCCAGATGTAATGGACTTCAAGGGGCGTTCAGCTGCAATGCGAGCAGCTGAGTATGGTCATGTGGAATGTCTGGTAGAGCTTTGTAAAAATGGTGCAAACATGAAATTAACAGATTTGGAAGGAAAAG GTATATTGTTTTACTGTATAACACCGACAGAAAGACATTCTAAATGTTTAGAAATTGCAGTAGAAAATGGTGCTGATATCAACAATATCTCAAAAGAAGGTATACCTGTACTTATGTTTGCCTGTGAAACTGCTTCAGAAAATGAGGATACTTGTATATTGATGATGGAAAAAGGAGCTGAACCTAATGCCAAACAAGAA AAAACTGGAAAAAATGCACTGATGGCAGCAGCAGCTAGTGGTAGTGTAAAGGTTGTTCGTGCTATCCTAGAGGCTGGTGGTGATGTGAATGCTATTGACATTAAACATGGCCATGCTGCACATTATGCCTGTCAGAGTGGTAATCTACTAGTCTTGGCTTGTATGGCTGGGTATGGTGCACAGTTTGACCAGTACAACTCTGACAATAACAACCCAATACACTTATCTGCCCTACATGGACATGGAATGTTTTGTAAATTCCTAGCACAAAGAG GCTGTAATCCCAAACCAAAGAATAATGATGGTGATGTTCCAAAAAATATTGCCAAAGACAAAGACAATAAAGAAGCAATGAAAGAATGTAGAAAGGCCGAAAAGTCATTCGGTAAAGTTGGAAAGAACAATGAACTATGGGCAATCCAATTGTACGACTGGGTTTATGAAAAGCAGAAGAAACTTTTGGACAGATTTCAAGCTTTTGATACCGAAGACAGTGGTAAAATCATGAAAGAATCATTTAGTGATGTGCTTCAAGGTATGAGTGCCCCAGTTGAAGAGGAGGATATGAAGAAATTAATTTTAGCTCATGATAAAGCTCATGATGGAAATGTTGATTACAATGATTTCATTGGGGCTAAAAAGTGGGTAAATAAAAACTATCTTATGAGTGCATTTGAAggcaagaaaaagaaaaagaaaggtgGTAAGAAAGGAGGAAAGAAGAAGGGAAAATTCAAATTGGTGATGCCAGTTTGTGTTAAAGATGATGGACCTAGAACATATGGTGGAGGACCTCCTGAAATGTTTATTGAAAGACACATTAATTTCACTGATACTGGAAGATTTGACAGAGACAAACCACCTCATCATCCTCTACAGGATGATTCATCTTGGTACCTACAACATCCAGAGAGGATGTACATTAATGTTACTGATGCTACTAAAAATGGGGACTTTGATTCTCTAAGGACTGCATTCCAGAAAGGATCACATGTTGACACCAGAGacaagtattataaaactcctctCATGTGTGCATGTTCTGCTGGAAATCTGGAAATGGTCAAATTTCTGCTAGAAAATGG tgcCAATATAAATGCTCGAGACAATTTTAAGTGGACACCATTGCACCATGCCTGTCATTCTGGTCAGTTGAATGTAGTAGAATTTCTGATTGAGCATGGTGCAGAAATAGATGCCACAACAATGAATGGTGGCACACCACTAACGAGAGCTATAGAGAGTTCCAAAGAGAATGTGGTGGCTTACCTAATAAGCAGAGGAGTCAGAGTTCAAACTGAAAATAAGAAAG gtcaCAATCCAATGGATTTAGCTTTAGCTTGGGCTGATCCAAGGGTTATAGATGTAGTTCAGACTAAATGGGAGAGTATGCCAACTCCAAGTGACAAGAAAGGGGGAAAGGGAAAAGGAGGAAAAGGCAAAGGAGGGGCTAAAACAGCTAGACCAGCTTCAGGGCCAGGTGGAGATCAAAAAGAAAATCAAGCTCCAGCTTCACAg taa
- the LOC143068249 gene encoding ankyrin repeat and EF-hand domain-containing protein 1-like isoform X3 gives MPIAQTRLETLQVCKLLQCVREKDKESIEKMTLHGVPHLVNYNDPNDGLTALGVAATSNDDDMIRFLLLLGAHPDVMDFKGRSAAMRAAEYGHVECLVELCKNGANMKLTDLEGKGILFYCITPTERHSKCLEIAVENGADINNISKEGIPVLMFACETASENEDTCILMMEKGAEPNAKQEKTGKNALMAAAASGSVKVVRAILEAGGDVNAIDIKHGHAAHYACQSGNLLVLACMAGYGAQFDQYNSDNNNPIHLSALHGHGMFCKFLAQRGCNPKPKNNDGDVPKNIAKDKDNKEAMKECRKAEKSFGKVGKNNELWAIQLYDWVYEKQKKLLDRFQAFDTEDSGKIMKESFSDVLQGMSAPVEEEDMKKLILAHDKAHDGNVDYNDFIGAKKWVNKNYLMSAFEGKKKKKKGGKKGGKKKGKFKLVMPVCVKDDGPRTYGGGPPEMFIERHINFTDTGRFDRDKPPHHPLQDDSSWYLQHPERMYINVTDATKNGDFDSLRTAFQKGSHVDTRDKYYKTPLMCACSAGNLEMVKFLLENGANINARDNFKWTPLHHACHSGQLNVVEFLIEHGAEIDATTMNGGTPLTRAIESSKENVVAYLISRGVRVQTENKKGHNPMDLALAWADPRVIDVVQTKWESMPTPSDKKGGKGKGGKGKGGAKTARPASGPGGDQKENQAPASQNPYGTRDFEDGPPRQRKGSILRAASALAQGLDEQEDITYIPLRAWVPQPTTEDLLGEKQKKRDQFTWEVDFDDFQMPFNKNISNRCKAMENEDD, from the exons ATGCCTATTGCTCAAACAAGACTTGAAACACTGCAAGTATGCAAACTTTTGCAATGTGTGAGGGAAAAAGACAAGGAATCCATAGAGAAAATGACACTACATGGAGTACCTCATTTAGTCAATTATAATGATCCTAATGATGGTTTGACAGCTCTTGGGGTTGCAGCAACTTCCAATGATGATGATATGATAAGATTTTTATTGCTGCTTGGTGCACATCCAGATGTAATGGACTTCAAGGGGCGTTCAGCTGCAATGCGAGCAGCTGAGTATGGTCATGTGGAATGTCTGGTAGAGCTTTGTAAAAATGGTGCAAACATGAAATTAACAGATTTGGAAGGAAAAG GTATATTGTTTTACTGTATAACACCGACAGAAAGACATTCTAAATGTTTAGAAATTGCAGTAGAAAATGGTGCTGATATCAACAATATCTCAAAAGAAGGTATACCTGTACTTATGTTTGCCTGTGAAACTGCTTCAGAAAATGAGGATACTTGTATATTGATGATGGAAAAAGGAGCTGAACCTAATGCCAAACAAGAA AAAACTGGAAAAAATGCACTGATGGCAGCAGCAGCTAGTGGTAGTGTAAAGGTTGTTCGTGCTATCCTAGAGGCTGGTGGTGATGTGAATGCTATTGACATTAAACATGGCCATGCTGCACATTATGCCTGTCAGAGTGGTAATCTACTAGTCTTGGCTTGTATGGCTGGGTATGGTGCACAGTTTGACCAGTACAACTCTGACAATAACAACCCAATACACTTATCTGCCCTACATGGACATGGAATGTTTTGTAAATTCCTAGCACAAAGAG GCTGTAATCCCAAACCAAAGAATAATGATGGTGATGTTCCAAAAAATATTGCCAAAGACAAAGACAATAAAGAAGCAATGAAAGAATGTAGAAAGGCCGAAAAGTCATTCGGTAAAGTTGGAAAGAACAATGAACTATGGGCAATCCAATTGTACGACTGGGTTTATGAAAAGCAGAAGAAACTTTTGGACAGATTTCAAGCTTTTGATACCGAAGACAGTGGTAAAATCATGAAAGAATCATTTAGTGATGTGCTTCAAGGTATGAGTGCCCCAGTTGAAGAGGAGGATATGAAGAAATTAATTTTAGCTCATGATAAAGCTCATGATGGAAATGTTGATTACAATGATTTCATTGGGGCTAAAAAGTGGGTAAATAAAAACTATCTTATGAGTGCATTTGAAggcaagaaaaagaaaaagaaaggtgGTAAGAAAGGAGGAAAGAAGAAGGGAAAATTCAAATTGGTGATGCCAGTTTGTGTTAAAGATGATGGACCTAGAACATATGGTGGAGGACCTCCTGAAATGTTTATTGAAAGACACATTAATTTCACTGATACTGGAAGATTTGACAGAGACAAACCACCTCATCATCCTCTACAGGATGATTCATCTTGGTACCTACAACATCCAGAGAGGATGTACATTAATGTTACTGATGCTACTAAAAATGGGGACTTTGATTCTCTAAGGACTGCATTCCAGAAAGGATCACATGTTGACACCAGAGacaagtattataaaactcctctCATGTGTGCATGTTCTGCTGGAAATCTGGAAATGGTCAAATTTCTGCTAGAAAATGG tgcCAATATAAATGCTCGAGACAATTTTAAGTGGACACCATTGCACCATGCCTGTCATTCTGGTCAGTTGAATGTAGTAGAATTTCTGATTGAGCATGGTGCAGAAATAGATGCCACAACAATGAATGGTGGCACACCACTAACGAGAGCTATAGAGAGTTCCAAAGAGAATGTGGTGGCTTACCTAATAAGCAGAGGAGTCAGAGTTCAAACTGAAAATAAGAAAG gtcaCAATCCAATGGATTTAGCTTTAGCTTGGGCTGATCCAAGGGTTATAGATGTAGTTCAGACTAAATGGGAGAGTATGCCAACTCCAAGTGACAAGAAAGGGGGAAAGGGAAAAGGAGGAAAAGGCAAAGGAGGGGCTAAAACAGCTAGACCAGCTTCAGGGCCAGGTGGAGATCAAAAAGAAAATCAAGCTCCAGCTTCACAg AATCCGTATGGTACCAGAGATTTTGAAGATGGGCCTCCAAGACAAAGAAAAGGATCAATATTACGTGCTGCTTCAGCACTTGCCCAGGGTTTAGATGAACAAGAAGATATTACATATATTCCTTTAAGAGCCTGGGTACCACAACCAACAACTGAAGATTTACTAGGAGAGAAACAGAAAAAAAGGGATCAGTTTACGTGGGAAGTGGACTTTGATGACTTTCAAATGCCcttcaataaaaatatttctaatcgATGTAAAGCTATGGAAAATGAAGATGactga
- the LOC143068249 gene encoding ankyrin repeat and EF-hand domain-containing protein 1-like isoform X2, translating into MPIAQTRLETLQVCKLLQCVREKDKESIEKMTLHGVPHLVNYNDPNDGLTALGVAATSNDDDMIRFLLLLGAHPDVMDFKGRSAAMRAAEYGHVECLVELCKNGANMKLTDLEGKGILFYCITPTERHSKCLEIAVENGADINNISKEGIPVLMFACETASENEDTCILMMEKGAEPNAKQEKTGKNALMAAAASGSVKVVRAILEAGGDVNAIDIKHGHAAHYACQSGNLLVLACMAGYGAQFDQYNSDNNNPIHLSALHGHGMFCKFLAQRGCNPKPKNNDGDVPKNIAKDKDNKEAMKECRKAEKSFGKVGKNNELWAIQLYDWVYEKQKKLLDRFQAFDTEDSGKIMKESFSDVLQGMSAPVEEEDMKKLILAHDKAHDGNVDYNDFIGAKKWVNKNYLMSAFEGKKKKKKGGKKGGKKKGKFKLVMPVCVKDDGPRTYGGGPPEMFIERHINFTDTGRFDRDKPPHHPLQDDSSWYLQHPERMYINVTDATKNGDFDSLRTAFQKGSHVDTRDKYYKTPLMCACSAGNLEMVKFLLENGANINARDNFKWTPLHHACHSGQLNVVEFLIEHGAEIDATTMNGGTPLTRAIESSKENVVAYLISRGVRVQTENKKGHNPMDLALAWADPRVIDVVQTKWESMPTPSDKKGGKGKGGKGKGGAKTARPASGPGGDQKENQAPASQNYWSFLHCNPYGTRDFEDGPPRQRKGSILRAASALAQGLDEQEDITYIPLRAWVPQPTTEDLLGEKQKKRDQFTWEVDFDDFQMPFNKNISNRCKAMENEDD; encoded by the exons ATGCCTATTGCTCAAACAAGACTTGAAACACTGCAAGTATGCAAACTTTTGCAATGTGTGAGGGAAAAAGACAAGGAATCCATAGAGAAAATGACACTACATGGAGTACCTCATTTAGTCAATTATAATGATCCTAATGATGGTTTGACAGCTCTTGGGGTTGCAGCAACTTCCAATGATGATGATATGATAAGATTTTTATTGCTGCTTGGTGCACATCCAGATGTAATGGACTTCAAGGGGCGTTCAGCTGCAATGCGAGCAGCTGAGTATGGTCATGTGGAATGTCTGGTAGAGCTTTGTAAAAATGGTGCAAACATGAAATTAACAGATTTGGAAGGAAAAG GTATATTGTTTTACTGTATAACACCGACAGAAAGACATTCTAAATGTTTAGAAATTGCAGTAGAAAATGGTGCTGATATCAACAATATCTCAAAAGAAGGTATACCTGTACTTATGTTTGCCTGTGAAACTGCTTCAGAAAATGAGGATACTTGTATATTGATGATGGAAAAAGGAGCTGAACCTAATGCCAAACAAGAA AAAACTGGAAAAAATGCACTGATGGCAGCAGCAGCTAGTGGTAGTGTAAAGGTTGTTCGTGCTATCCTAGAGGCTGGTGGTGATGTGAATGCTATTGACATTAAACATGGCCATGCTGCACATTATGCCTGTCAGAGTGGTAATCTACTAGTCTTGGCTTGTATGGCTGGGTATGGTGCACAGTTTGACCAGTACAACTCTGACAATAACAACCCAATACACTTATCTGCCCTACATGGACATGGAATGTTTTGTAAATTCCTAGCACAAAGAG GCTGTAATCCCAAACCAAAGAATAATGATGGTGATGTTCCAAAAAATATTGCCAAAGACAAAGACAATAAAGAAGCAATGAAAGAATGTAGAAAGGCCGAAAAGTCATTCGGTAAAGTTGGAAAGAACAATGAACTATGGGCAATCCAATTGTACGACTGGGTTTATGAAAAGCAGAAGAAACTTTTGGACAGATTTCAAGCTTTTGATACCGAAGACAGTGGTAAAATCATGAAAGAATCATTTAGTGATGTGCTTCAAGGTATGAGTGCCCCAGTTGAAGAGGAGGATATGAAGAAATTAATTTTAGCTCATGATAAAGCTCATGATGGAAATGTTGATTACAATGATTTCATTGGGGCTAAAAAGTGGGTAAATAAAAACTATCTTATGAGTGCATTTGAAggcaagaaaaagaaaaagaaaggtgGTAAGAAAGGAGGAAAGAAGAAGGGAAAATTCAAATTGGTGATGCCAGTTTGTGTTAAAGATGATGGACCTAGAACATATGGTGGAGGACCTCCTGAAATGTTTATTGAAAGACACATTAATTTCACTGATACTGGAAGATTTGACAGAGACAAACCACCTCATCATCCTCTACAGGATGATTCATCTTGGTACCTACAACATCCAGAGAGGATGTACATTAATGTTACTGATGCTACTAAAAATGGGGACTTTGATTCTCTAAGGACTGCATTCCAGAAAGGATCACATGTTGACACCAGAGacaagtattataaaactcctctCATGTGTGCATGTTCTGCTGGAAATCTGGAAATGGTCAAATTTCTGCTAGAAAATGG tgcCAATATAAATGCTCGAGACAATTTTAAGTGGACACCATTGCACCATGCCTGTCATTCTGGTCAGTTGAATGTAGTAGAATTTCTGATTGAGCATGGTGCAGAAATAGATGCCACAACAATGAATGGTGGCACACCACTAACGAGAGCTATAGAGAGTTCCAAAGAGAATGTGGTGGCTTACCTAATAAGCAGAGGAGTCAGAGTTCAAACTGAAAATAAGAAAG gtcaCAATCCAATGGATTTAGCTTTAGCTTGGGCTGATCCAAGGGTTATAGATGTAGTTCAGACTAAATGGGAGAGTATGCCAACTCCAAGTGACAAGAAAGGGGGAAAGGGAAAAGGAGGAAAAGGCAAAGGAGGGGCTAAAACAGCTAGACCAGCTTCAGGGCCAGGTGGAGATCAAAAAGAAAATCAAGCTCCAGCTTCACAg AATTATTGGAGTTTTCTTCACTGT AATCCGTATGGTACCAGAGATTTTGAAGATGGGCCTCCAAGACAAAGAAAAGGATCAATATTACGTGCTGCTTCAGCACTTGCCCAGGGTTTAGATGAACAAGAAGATATTACATATATTCCTTTAAGAGCCTGGGTACCACAACCAACAACTGAAGATTTACTAGGAGAGAAACAGAAAAAAAGGGATCAGTTTACGTGGGAAGTGGACTTTGATGACTTTCAAATGCCcttcaataaaaatatttctaatcgATGTAAAGCTATGGAAAATGAAGATGactga